Genomic DNA from Gimesia aquarii:
CATCGGGGCGTTGCATTTGTGAATAGTCGCTACCTAAGCCAATATAGAGGTTACCTTGACTGTCGCGTATGCACCCCGTGGCCCAATCGTGATAATTATCGTTTAGCCCCCAACCGGTGGCGATGACCGAACGTCTGTCAGCGCGACCATCTCCGTTGGTATCAGAAAGCCGTAACACCTCGGGTTTGTGCGAGACTATTAAATCGGTTCCATCGGTAACAATCCCGAAAGGGGCAGAGAGTCCTTCTTCAAACAGTATCATTTGATCTTCCACGCCATCCCCGTCGGTGTCTTTTGCGAGAAAGACGTCACCTTTCAGGGAGGTGAAAGCGAGTGTGCCATCATCGAGCCAGGCGAAAGCAGTCGGCATGATGGATCGGTCCAAGGGGAGACGAACGCCATCAAAGCCGGGGGCACTGGTGACTTTTTCGAGTGCAATTTTAGGCTTGGGTTTTGTTTTGACTTGCAGCGCATCTGCCTTGAGATTGCAAAGGTAGTCTAGTGTCAATGATTCGTGTCCCGCAGAGTCGCGATTCATTTTAACATATTCGTGTGAATTATTGTCGCTGATATGCATCCACTTGGCTTGTGGGTTTTTCACTACCGAAATTTGTGGATTGCCAATGCTTTTTGAAAATCGGATACGTCCCACATAGAGTTCGTATCCCTCAGGAAGATGACTGGCTTTGATGGTTCGTTGCCAACCCGATTGATTTTGTTGTTCAGGAAGTGTTTTATAAGTATCTGAAACTTCAACAGTTGTTTTTTGATCGTTTACTTTGAAGGTGAGCTCATAATTGAGAGTTATCTGGTTTCCATCAGAGTGATAGCTGCGTAATGCCCCTGCCAGGCCATTTTGCAGATGCGGGTAAATGACCGACATTGGTTCTTTGCCTGATTTCACTAAGGCAAAGTCGTTGCCTCGTTCATAGCCGGAGACAATGGGGGAACCCGCCATGTCCCAATACCAGCTTTTGCCTTCGGTGCGTTGACGCGCTAAATCTCCTAGTGTCCATTGAACCAGCGAAAAACGATCCAGATCGATCAGCAGGTTATGACCGTTATCAAAACCGATGGCAAACGCGCGGGCCACATACCCGCCGCCGGTTTCTTTGGGATTAGTAAAGACATCACGTACGATGCGCGCCGGTTCGCCTGCCGCTACAGTGAGGAACTGTTCGACAACGGAGGGGTTGGTAGGAACCTTGAATTGGGGATCATTTAGACCCAGCCAAATGGCGTCCAACTGACGGTTGATATCGCCCCCCAGTACTTTGGGAACGCTCTTTTTCAAGGCTGGCATCTCCATGCCGGGAACAATTCGCAGGGGATTATGTACCCAACGCAGGAAGTATTCTTTCCGCATCCGTTTTCCCAGCATCAGCAAGTCGGAACCACGCGTGCCTAACGCAACGTTGCGTGGTTTGTAATCGCCGAGTACATGACAGGAGATACAACTGAAACCTTTGGCGCCGGTAATGGTCTGGCCGGCGATGAGTAGTTGTGCCCGATTCTGGTCAGAAGAGTCGATCATAAAATCAGGTTGTCGTGGTCCGTCATCAGGGACACGGTCATGCGAAACGAGATAATCCAGAAGTGCTTCTTTGTCTGCTTTTGTGTGTTGAAAACGCGGCATGCGTACGTGCAGCCAGGGCATGCGGATCGTTTTTTGTTCGCCACTGACGGCCTCCGAAAGTGCCTCTCGTTTGAGTTTATCTCCTACCGCTGTCAGAGCAGGAGGGATCATTGCTTCACTCTGTCCGGCAAGTGCGGGATCGAATTTTGCCATTTGTCCCGCAATTTGGGTAATGCCTTCATGCTTGTCGCGTTCGTGACAGTAAATACAATTCCGTTGTTCCAGAACGTAACGACCGCGGTCGAATTCATTCTCCGAGGCCAGTTTTCCATAGCTCGATTTGAGGTAAGCCTCAACAGCGTCTCGGTCAATTGTACGATAGGCGGGGCGTCCTTTGGCCAGATCTGGAGTTTCAGCCAGACAGGAGTTCTCCCAATTCTGAACTGGTTTTGAGAGATCCACAACGGTCTGTGTAGGTTTATCGATGCCAGGGATCGTATGGCAGGCAGCACAGCGAGCTTGAGCGATCAGTTTTTTTCCATCGGCAATCAGTTTCTTTTTGGTAGTTTGCTTTTTGCCGACGGGAATTTTTGTCTGTTTCAGTTCAGAAAGCGCGTATGCCAATTGGCGTCGTTCTATTGAACTCAGCTTGATTACCGGCATGCGATGATCTTTGTTTAATTTCTGAGGATCCGACAGCCAGGTATAGAAAAATTTTGTGTTGCGCTTCTCACCAACGCTACTCAGGTCACCACCGCTAAAGGGTTGTTGGTTGCCTTTTCCATCAATCGTATGGCAGGCCAGACAACCGACCGAACGCATCAGAATTTCTCCGGAACGCCGTTCCTCATCGCGGGTCGGAACTTTTTTTGTCTTTTTGTCTTTTTTGGGACTGGGGATTTTTTGAAGCTTTGCCGTTTTTGAATGGGCGGAAAGATAGGCGGCAACTGTTTCTGCTTCCTGTTGGTTAAATCCAAAGAATGGCATTTTCGCATGTGCGGAAACAGAATCGTCATTCTGGATTTTTCGAATCAACCATTCCGGATTCAGTGCCGTTGCGACAGATGTCAGATCGGGTGCAGCGGGGCTGGTTAACTGGTGGTCCCGTTGATGGCAGCGATTACAGCGATGGGCATCGAAATGAGTGCGACCACGGGAAATTTGCGCGACCTCTGGATTTCCCTCTTCCCGATAGAGAAGATTTGCCTGGATCGGTTCCAGTCCAAACAGGTTCGAAGACCAGAATAATTGGACACGCGCCTGAGGAGAAATCTTTTGATAAGTGACTTGTAGCTCAAACTCACCAAAGTTCTGATCGTATTTAGGGCCGACGATCCAGTCGGGAGTGTCACGTTTGCCTTCCAGAACTGTTTCGCCGTCAATTTCAACTTTGATTTCGCCTTCAAGGTAAGCGGAAATCTGATACTTACCTGGCTGCTTTACCAGAATCAGACTGGTCCATTCTGCAGAAAACTTGTCTGCAGAAAGTTGAGGCAAAGGTGCTTGCTTGCCCCAGTTAAAGGCGATATCGGAGTCGATCCGTTGAATACGTTTCTCTCCCACCTGATAGGTTGCCAAAAGCCCCGGTGGATAATCGTCTTCTTCGGGATCGATTTCTTCAGCTGCCAGATTCTTCCCCGTAACCATGAGACAGAGACAAAGAAGCAGAAATCCGGTCAGCTGTAGAGGAACACTCAGCCTGGAGGCATGGTTGGGGTAGTCGATCATAGTGAGGCAGGATTCAGTGTTGAAAGGAGGTTTGTTAACAATCCGAAATTATTCCATTGCGAAAAAAAATCAGCCATTCGTTATTGTTCGAATGGCTTTTCGTCTTTGGCGTTGGCGCCAAAAGCAGCGCGGAGTTCGTTTGCTACTGATGCGACTGTTTTGTTTGGTCCTGTCAACTTGAGAAAGTAATATGCTTTCCCTTCGACAGCCAGAATCACACCGAGCATACGTGAGTCGGGAACTGGAGTTGTTTTTCTTAAAAATGGAGGTCCAATTGATTTGTTATAGGTGCCCGAAAGATCGGCGAATACATATTTACCGAGTTTTGATTCGCCCTGAGTCACTTTCACTTTGCGATCTTCGTTTGCAGCGAACTGTCCTACCCAGCGATTGACATTTGCAGCCATTCCGCCACCCGTACCACCAAAAGAGGAAACAACCAACTCGGCTGGTTCTTTATCACCTTTTACTGCTGGAATTGTAAATTGCGCCAAGCGAAGCTTATTGGAGGGGGGAGCACTTTTCCAGTTGGAGGGAATTTTGAGCGTGATGTCTTTGATTTTGACATCATTAGCTTTTTCAGACTTCTCTTCAGCACGCGCTGTGCAGGCATAAATTGCCAGGGAAAGCCCCAGGACGGAAAACAGCACTCTTCTGAATGTACTAGGCGAGATCATAAATATCCTCGGATTGAAATAAGGAGTTTGAGCGTTTGACTATAGGTAATTGTCCCGCATTTCACACGGTTTTTCAACTCGTTGGTTCAAGAAATGGAATTTGGTATCAAATATTGAAAAAGTTAATTATGTTGTACATGCATGTTGATAAAAGGCAACACAAAGAAGAATGATTTTGAAGGTATTTCGAGGCAGGATTTTGTGAGAGAAGAACTTTAATCGGCAGAAACACAACGGTTTTTAGCCCAATTGCGCAGTTCTGCAATGCGTTCTTTCATCAAAATGGCTAAAGGTTTCGTTTTCTGAATTTCGGTAGCGATATGTCGATCTTCGAGCTCCGCATTGTCAGAGAATGCAGCAAATAAACCAGACATGACTGCTTGTTCAAGTTCAGAGCCGGTAAATTCATTCGCCATCGCTGCCAGAGAGCGGATGTCGAATTGATCAGGATCCCGGTTTCGGCGTTTGAGATGGATACTCAGAATCTGTTCACGAGAGGCAGTGTTCGGGAGATCTACAAAAAAGACCTCATCGAAGCGTCCTTTGCGCATCAGTTCCGGAGGCAATGCCGAGATATCATTGGCCGTCGCGATAATAAATATCGGATGGCGATGATCCTGCATCCAGGCAAGCAGGGTGCCAAACATCCGCTTGGATAATCCGCCATCCGCTGAAGAGGATGCCGCCGAGGCAAACGCTTTTTCGATTTCGTCGATCCATAAAATGACGGGCGCCATCGATTCTGCCTGCGACAAGGCCTGACGCAACTGGCTTTCACTTTCGCCAATAAATTTTTGGTAGAGCATTCCGGGATCTAATCGAAGCAAGGGCATACTCCAGTCAGAGGCAACCATTTTTGCACACAGGCTTTTTCCGGAACCGGGAACACCCAGCATGAGCACTCCCCGAGGAGGTTCGATTCCATATTCTTGTGCTTTTCTGGAATATCCTCCCCGACGAAGTTTCAACCAGTCTTTTAATTTATTGAGGCCGCCGACCTGATCAGATTTCACATCGACGGCGATAGATTCCAGGCAGCCTGTCGAACCTAAAAGAGTTCGTTTTGCTTCAATGACATGTGGTAAGTCGTTGGCGTTTAAATCATTGTCCTGCAAAATCGCGGAACTGATGACTCGCTCGACTTCACTGCAACTGAGCCCTCGCATGGTTAGCACCAGTTGTTCCATGTCTCGCCGAGTGAGTGTGGCGGTGATTTCTGCTTGACTCTCTTTTCTGATTTTATTGTAGGTCTGTTTTATGACGGTAGATAATTCATCTGTGGTTGGCCATCCCAATTCATAGCGTACGGTAAACCGTTTGATTTCATCAGGCAGCGGGAATGCATCTACGAGGATCAATGTGGTTTTGCTATTCTGGCAGGTTTCCATAAGATCGCGCAGCATGCGATTCACAATATTGTCTCGACAATAGGCACCGAGATCTTTAAAAACGAAAATCTGATTCTCAGCATTCATTTGGATATAAGCGAGAGTCTGTTCCGGTTTGCCAGGAGGGACTGACGCAGATTTTAGAAGAGAATCTTCAACTTGGCACAGACCATTTGTTGCAGACCATTCATAAAGTGGCTTTTTTAAATCCGTTGCGACATTTTGAATCGCTTTCAACGCCCGCTGTTCATCGAGTGTTTCAATAGAAATAAATGGATTTCCCGAACGAATCATGAGTTCTAATGAATTTGACATCTATTTTACTTCCTATGAAGTAGGAATATTTGCAAACGATAACGGGAATCTGAAGCGTGAAGATTAAAGATTGCTTCTATTTTTTTAACAACTTTTGAAATTGTTTCCAAGTTTTGGTGTTGGCGACATCTTTTTTGGATAAACCTGCACGACGCGCCTGATACACGCCGTACTGCATCACATCCAGGCCTTTCACACTATGAGCATCTGTATTAATGACGATCGGAATACCCAGTTCTTTGGCTTTGGCGGCATGAATGTCATCAATATCCAGACGCATGGGATGTGCGTTGATCTCCAGCATCGTACCATGGTCGGCACACGCCTTGAGGATTTCACTATAATTGAGGTCAGCTCCGGGGCGTTTCCCGATTAATCGGCCTGATAAATGTCCGAGAATGGAGACGTGAGGATTTTGAATGGCATTCAGCAGCCGTTGATTGATTTGCTTCTGAGGCTGTTTCAGACCGTAGTGTAAAACGGCAATAACCCAGTCTGCTTTACTCAAAACGTCATCGGGTAAGTCCATACTGCCATCTTCCAGAATGTCACATTCAATGCCTTTAAGAACTTGTATTCCAGATATTTTTGATTGCACTTTCTCAATGGCTTTCCAGTGAGCGCGTAAGCGTTTTGCATCTAATCCATTCGCCATGGTAACACGTTTGGAGTGATCTGTAATGGCGATGTATTGATAGCCTTTTGCTTTGGCACCTTCAGCCATTTCGAGAATTGAAGCGGTTCCATCTGTGGCCGTTGTATGCATGTGTAAGTCGCCACGAATCTGTTTTAACTCTATCAACTCTGGTAGTTTGTTTTCCTCAATGGCTGTGAATTCCATTCGATTTTCGCGAATTTCGGGAGGAATCCAGGGGAGATCGAGTGTTTGGTAAACGTCTTCTTCGGTTTTACCGGAAACGAGCTTGTCCTTGCGAAAGAGACCGTATTCGTTGAGCTTGAGCCCTCGTTCCTGGGAGCGGCGTCTGAGCACGATATTATGTTCTTTGGAGCCGGTAAAATAGAGGAGTGCTGCCCCATACGATTCTTCGGGTACAACACGCAAATCCATCT
This window encodes:
- a CDS encoding DUF7133 domain-containing protein, whose product is MIDYPNHASRLSVPLQLTGFLLLCLCLMVTGKNLAAEEIDPEEDDYPPGLLATYQVGEKRIQRIDSDIAFNWGKQAPLPQLSADKFSAEWTSLILVKQPGKYQISAYLEGEIKVEIDGETVLEGKRDTPDWIVGPKYDQNFGEFELQVTYQKISPQARVQLFWSSNLFGLEPIQANLLYREEGNPEVAQISRGRTHFDAHRCNRCHQRDHQLTSPAAPDLTSVATALNPEWLIRKIQNDDSVSAHAKMPFFGFNQQEAETVAAYLSAHSKTAKLQKIPSPKKDKKTKKVPTRDEERRSGEILMRSVGCLACHTIDGKGNQQPFSGGDLSSVGEKRNTKFFYTWLSDPQKLNKDHRMPVIKLSSIERRQLAYALSELKQTKIPVGKKQTTKKKLIADGKKLIAQARCAACHTIPGIDKPTQTVVDLSKPVQNWENSCLAETPDLAKGRPAYRTIDRDAVEAYLKSSYGKLASENEFDRGRYVLEQRNCIYCHERDKHEGITQIAGQMAKFDPALAGQSEAMIPPALTAVGDKLKREALSEAVSGEQKTIRMPWLHVRMPRFQHTKADKEALLDYLVSHDRVPDDGPRQPDFMIDSSDQNRAQLLIAGQTITGAKGFSCISCHVLGDYKPRNVALGTRGSDLLMLGKRMRKEYFLRWVHNPLRIVPGMEMPALKKSVPKVLGGDINRQLDAIWLGLNDPQFKVPTNPSVVEQFLTVAAGEPARIVRDVFTNPKETGGGYVARAFAIGFDNGHNLLIDLDRFSLVQWTLGDLARQRTEGKSWYWDMAGSPIVSGYERGNDFALVKSGKEPMSVIYPHLQNGLAGALRSYHSDGNQITLNYELTFKVNDQKTTVEVSDTYKTLPEQQNQSGWQRTIKASHLPEGYELYVGRIRFSKSIGNPQISVVKNPQAKWMHISDNNSHEYVKMNRDSAGHESLTLDYLCNLKADALQVKTKPKPKIALEKVTSAPGFDGVRLPLDRSIMPTAFAWLDDGTLAFTSLKGDVFLAKDTDGDGVEDQMILFEEGLSAPFGIVTDGTDLIVSHKPEVLRLSDTNGDGRADRRSVIATGWGLNDNYHDWATGCIRDSQGNLYIGLGSDYSQMQRPDDQIRWRGKILKISYNGKIEPLGHAFRYPIGLGINSKDEIFVSDQQGVQNTFNEINFLMSGKAYGVPSQSDLRTKQNLKETRAAIQVPHPWTRSVNGLTCIPKQFPNPALFDHGLGCEYNHRLLIRFTTQKVGDTVQGATYYFTRADVPPDEKNFTGPMSVAVSPTGDIYVGSIHDSGWLGGQNTGSITKLTPNGKFPNGIKELRATPDGFELEFFKPIDVKKAANKEAYTIAGYTRVWSGSYASPDSGRYKVKVEKVTVSDDQKTVRLKVNELKEKFVYEVSCQQIGKSGTKLFPVTGHYSMNQIPE
- a CDS encoding AAA family ATPase; protein product: MSNSLELMIRSGNPFISIETLDEQRALKAIQNVATDLKKPLYEWSATNGLCQVEDSLLKSASVPPGKPEQTLAYIQMNAENQIFVFKDLGAYCRDNIVNRMLRDLMETCQNSKTTLILVDAFPLPDEIKRFTVRYELGWPTTDELSTVIKQTYNKIRKESQAEITATLTRRDMEQLVLTMRGLSCSEVERVISSAILQDNDLNANDLPHVIEAKRTLLGSTGCLESIAVDVKSDQVGGLNKLKDWLKLRRGGYSRKAQEYGIEPPRGVLMLGVPGSGKSLCAKMVASDWSMPLLRLDPGMLYQKFIGESESQLRQALSQAESMAPVILWIDEIEKAFASAASSSADGGLSKRMFGTLLAWMQDHRHPIFIIATANDISALPPELMRKGRFDEVFFVDLPNTASREQILSIHLKRRNRDPDQFDIRSLAAMANEFTGSELEQAVMSGLFAAFSDNAELEDRHIATEIQKTKPLAILMKERIAELRNWAKNRCVSAD
- the polX gene encoding DNA polymerase/3'-5' exonuclease PolX is translated as MQNSEIARQFEELADLLEIQGANPFRLRAYRNAARTISGLPESIEDIAKNTPKELQSLPGIGKDLAEKIETIVESGTLPQLETLKEEIPADVVRMLNIPGIGPKKVAFLFSELSIHSLDDLKAAAEQGVIAEQKGFGKKTAQIILEGLEHLNQAGNRVRLADAKAQSDEIIHDLQTLDSVQQISEAGSCRRRKETVGDLDILITSNAPETVMDALANHPLVNTVLARGETKQRVRLNSGLEMDLRVVPEESYGAALLYFTGSKEHNIVLRRRSQERGLKLNEYGLFRKDKLVSGKTEEDVYQTLDLPWIPPEIRENRMEFTAIEENKLPELIELKQIRGDLHMHTTATDGTASILEMAEGAKAKGYQYIAITDHSKRVTMANGLDAKRLRAHWKAIEKVQSKISGIQVLKGIECDILEDGSMDLPDDVLSKADWVIAVLHYGLKQPQKQINQRLLNAIQNPHVSILGHLSGRLIGKRPGADLNYSEILKACADHGTMLEINAHPMRLDIDDIHAAKAKELGIPIVINTDAHSVKGLDVMQYGVYQARRAGLSKKDVANTKTWKQFQKLLKK